A portion of the Segatella copri DSM 18205 genome contains these proteins:
- a CDS encoding glycoside hydrolase family 2 TIM barrel-domain containing protein: protein MIKRSITFMTLALALTTLCQAQSRKIINLPSWDFSRDGKAWQQVAVPHDWAISGPFDKKWDLQMVAIEQNGETEKTEKSGRSGALPWIGEGMYKMNWTAPKGYKRAVLVFDGAMSQPVVSVNGKEAGRWAYGYNAFRIDITPFIQFGKSNLIEVHLNNVEESSRWYPGGGLYRPVSVELYGNENFSTWDTFVRTLKADKQEAEVEVNALLEGKTGKSGKTVIALLDEAGKKVAEQIVTGANPEIKTTLKVANPQLWSPESPYLYQVKLTRYEGKKVADVQTLKTGIRTIAVSKNNGFQLNGITRKLKGVCLHHDLGPLGAAENKAALIRQIKMMKQMGCDAIRTAHNMPSTMQMELCDSLGMMVMAESFDMWIYPKCKNGYAKFFKEWSDKDITNLVKHHRNHPSIVMWSIGNEIPEQWSKEGMEIAKHLQDICHQYDPSRPVTQGMDKAEDALKSGFAQVMDVPGFNYRVHKYFKNIEQLPQGFLLGSETASTVSSRGVYKFPVVVSDKATYPDGQCSSYDTEYCSWSNLPDDDWKMQDDYSWVIGEFVWTGYDYLGEPTPYDTYWPSRSSYFGICDLAGLPKDRYYMYRARWNEQQHTTHLLPHWNWKGREGQVTPVYCYTDGVEGELFVNGKSQGRVRKDKSSRLDRYRLRWNNVKYEPGEIRVVTYNQYGDKIGEDVKRTAGEPAQMKFSVETPDHEPIACMVEGCTDEHNVLLNADGNDLAFITVSLQDKDGNECPLADDELTFEVSGAGTFKAACNGDATSLEPFTQPQMKLFSGKLVVIVQSSKQKGDIILKVKDSKRNIEQSITLQAI from the coding sequence ATGATCAAGAGAAGCATTACTTTCATGACTCTTGCCCTGGCACTCACTACGCTGTGCCAGGCGCAGAGCCGAAAAATAATAAACCTGCCTTCATGGGACTTCTCCCGTGATGGCAAGGCGTGGCAGCAGGTAGCTGTTCCGCACGATTGGGCTATCTCGGGACCTTTTGATAAGAAATGGGACCTGCAGATGGTGGCCATCGAGCAGAATGGCGAAACCGAAAAGACCGAGAAGTCGGGACGTTCTGGTGCGCTGCCTTGGATAGGTGAGGGTATGTATAAGATGAACTGGACGGCCCCTAAGGGCTATAAGCGTGCCGTACTCGTCTTCGACGGTGCCATGAGCCAGCCTGTTGTCAGCGTCAATGGCAAGGAGGCAGGCAGATGGGCTTACGGCTACAATGCCTTCCGCATCGACATCACACCTTTCATCCAGTTTGGTAAGAGTAATCTCATCGAGGTACATCTTAATAATGTAGAGGAGAGCAGCCGATGGTATCCGGGAGGCGGTCTTTACCGTCCGGTTTCCGTAGAACTCTATGGCAACGAGAACTTCTCTACCTGGGATACCTTCGTGCGTACCCTGAAAGCTGATAAGCAGGAAGCTGAAGTAGAAGTAAATGCGCTGCTTGAAGGAAAGACTGGTAAGTCGGGCAAGACCGTCATCGCCCTGTTGGATGAGGCTGGCAAGAAGGTTGCCGAGCAGATCGTCACAGGTGCCAATCCTGAAATCAAGACTACTCTGAAGGTGGCGAATCCTCAGCTCTGGTCTCCGGAATCTCCTTACCTCTATCAGGTAAAGCTTACCCGATATGAAGGAAAGAAGGTGGCTGATGTGCAGACCCTGAAGACCGGTATCCGCACCATTGCCGTATCCAAGAATAATGGTTTCCAGCTCAATGGCATCACCCGCAAACTGAAGGGTGTCTGTCTGCACCACGACCTCGGTCCATTGGGCGCAGCAGAGAACAAGGCTGCCCTCATCCGCCAGATCAAGATGATGAAGCAGATGGGTTGCGACGCCATCCGTACTGCCCACAACATGCCTTCTACCATGCAGATGGAACTCTGCGATTCCCTTGGTATGATGGTAATGGCAGAGAGTTTCGATATGTGGATTTATCCTAAATGCAAGAATGGCTATGCCAAGTTCTTCAAGGAGTGGAGCGATAAAGATATCACAAATCTGGTAAAGCACCACCGCAACCATCCTAGCATCGTGATGTGGAGCATCGGTAACGAGATTCCTGAACAGTGGAGCAAGGAGGGTATGGAGATAGCCAAGCATCTGCAGGATATCTGTCATCAGTACGACCCTTCCCGTCCTGTTACCCAGGGTATGGACAAGGCTGAGGATGCCTTGAAGAGCGGATTTGCCCAGGTAATGGATGTACCGGGCTTCAATTATCGCGTACATAAATATTTTAAGAATATAGAGCAGTTGCCTCAGGGCTTCCTCCTCGGTTCTGAAACCGCCTCTACGGTCAGCTCCCGTGGCGTATACAAGTTCCCAGTAGTGGTAAGTGATAAGGCTACCTATCCTGATGGTCAGTGCTCAAGCTATGACACCGAATATTGTTCCTGGAGTAATCTTCCGGATGATGACTGGAAGATGCAGGATGACTACAGTTGGGTAATCGGTGAGTTTGTATGGACCGGTTACGACTATCTGGGCGAGCCGACTCCTTACGATACCTACTGGCCAAGCCGTAGCAGCTACTTCGGCATCTGCGACCTTGCCGGACTTCCAAAGGACCGCTACTATATGTATCGTGCCCGCTGGAACGAGCAGCAGCATACCACCCATCTTCTCCCTCACTGGAACTGGAAGGGCAGGGAAGGACAGGTTACCCCTGTATATTGCTACACCGATGGTGTGGAAGGCGAGCTTTTTGTAAACGGCAAGAGCCAGGGCAGAGTTCGCAAGGACAAGTCAAGCCGTCTGGACCGCTATCGCCTCCGCTGGAACAACGTGAAGTATGAACCGGGTGAGATTCGCGTGGTTACCTACAACCAGTATGGCGATAAGATAGGTGAGGACGTGAAGCGTACTGCCGGCGAGCCTGCACAGATGAAGTTCAGTGTAGAAACTCCTGATCATGAGCCTATTGCCTGCATGGTAGAAGGCTGTACCGATGAGCACAATGTGCTTCTGAATGCCGATGGCAACGACCTTGCTTTCATCACCGTGAGTCTGCAGGATAAGGACGGCAATGAATGTCCGCTTGCCGATGACGAACTGACCTTCGAGGTGAGTGGTGCCGGCACTTTCAAGGCAGCCTGCAATGGCGATGCCACATCGCTCGAACCGTTCACCCAGCCTCAGATGAAACTCTTCTCCGGCAAACTCGTTGTCATCGTACAGAGTAGCAAGCAGAAGGGCGACATCATCCTGAAGGTAAAAGACAGCAAGCGAAATATCGAACAGTCGATTACGCTCCAGGCAATATAA
- a CDS encoding two-component regulator propeller domain-containing protein — protein sequence MKKSKEPISRISMAIAMLFVSLAIHAQRFVNTSLEGAQTVCAITQNSDGMIWLGTDNGLYSYDGYHGYRHFQEHTFSNTRVNALGFEGRMLYLATGNGILKFDTQSYQYAETPAMKAFADKAKRKQLKELRVLDIKGGKTDFGGDVYALLSTPRGLLVGSLAGLHLGSRLIPLRAGEQPLVNALAYDAKRRCYWIGTEGALYCADLQLRNFSQIPALNGNSIKCLSTDAAGNLYIGTDNGLYQMALSNAITHYIHDSRDDTSIPNNIVWACFVDKWQNVWVGTDNGLSRLTTHTYYRYVSLDKITMSGEGNCLHAMLQTRNGEWWMGGTNGLIHFTRNAEGYQNVAWYKQNSSAFPLSHNRVRKIYEDHDGDVWICTDHGINFYDRSSRQMRNFIVYDKSGKYSTAWAYDILQDKKGRIWMGSYQGGVFVMDKAALLSGKTIADWHYSDKGKNALSGLHVGQMVMDGKGRIWVSTYTRLDCINPNDMKVVQVANSDVVNYLMADSKGNIWMGDNNSVTCYYVAGTVLGNSFSSKTWQIGGKVSTMCDVEGKIWVVSGNECCVINPEGESQRFMIPSVVPLNICYSRQTHEVMMGGNDGYVAISSDVAQKPKLFTRLMLAGIIVNGQACEERGEILKLKSDENNFTLQLTDLPFADHPSAVYAYKLEGSDHDWHYLNSGNIDITYNGLSYGDYHLTVHAVDGEGKIAAEVYSLDISVLPPWYLSFWCKLFYITALIVFVAWLVSWYFLRKELADAQKQKAEVLEQVQMRIDFFNRLTEDLKAAVAHRSFDEVTALMVRYLNVKMPEEPSAVATGLSASPESEPESSSSEPVPARSESSEEEKKEVDVSELDVSDKRLLEEINEAIEKHMIDSDFNVSMLQDVIGIGGKQLYRKMKAITGRTPVEYIREMRMNRAAELLSQGKFSVSEVMYTVGFSNSSYFSKCFSKEYGMTPTEYMKVKR from the coding sequence ATGAAAAAGTCAAAAGAACCTATATCTCGCATCAGCATGGCAATTGCTATGCTCTTTGTTTCGCTCGCCATCCATGCGCAGCGTTTCGTAAACACCTCCCTTGAAGGTGCTCAGACAGTTTGTGCCATTACCCAGAACAGTGATGGAATGATATGGCTCGGAACCGACAACGGTCTTTACAGCTATGATGGTTATCATGGCTACCGCCATTTTCAGGAACATACATTCAGCAATACGCGTGTCAATGCGCTCGGTTTCGAGGGCAGGATGCTCTATCTGGCTACTGGCAACGGCATCCTGAAATTCGATACGCAATCTTATCAATATGCCGAAACACCAGCCATGAAGGCTTTTGCCGATAAGGCGAAGCGCAAGCAGCTGAAGGAACTCCGTGTGCTCGATATCAAGGGTGGTAAGACTGACTTCGGTGGCGATGTCTATGCCTTGCTCTCTACTCCGCGAGGCTTGCTCGTAGGTTCGCTCGCTGGTCTGCATCTCGGCAGCAGACTGATTCCGCTCCGTGCCGGAGAACAGCCGCTGGTCAATGCGCTCGCCTATGATGCCAAGCGCCGATGCTACTGGATTGGTACCGAGGGCGCTCTCTATTGTGCCGATCTGCAACTCAGGAACTTCTCACAGATTCCAGCTCTGAACGGCAATTCCATCAAATGTCTTTCTACAGATGCTGCCGGCAATCTCTATATCGGAACAGATAACGGACTCTATCAGATGGCACTCTCCAATGCCATCACCCATTATATCCACGATTCCCGCGATGATACTTCTATTCCTAACAACATCGTCTGGGCTTGCTTTGTAGATAAATGGCAGAATGTATGGGTGGGTACTGACAATGGACTCTCCCGTCTCACTACCCATACCTATTACCGCTATGTATCGCTCGATAAGATTACGATGTCGGGTGAGGGCAACTGTCTCCATGCCATGCTCCAGACCCGTAACGGCGAATGGTGGATGGGCGGTACCAACGGTCTGATTCATTTCACCCGGAATGCTGAAGGCTATCAGAATGTGGCATGGTACAAGCAGAACAGCTCTGCCTTCCCGCTGAGTCATAACCGTGTACGCAAGATTTATGAAGACCATGACGGCGATGTATGGATCTGTACCGACCATGGCATCAACTTCTATGACCGCAGTTCCCGTCAGATGCGCAACTTCATCGTCTACGATAAGAGTGGCAAGTATTCTACTGCCTGGGCTTACGATATTCTCCAGGACAAGAAGGGCAGAATATGGATGGGTTCTTATCAGGGCGGTGTCTTCGTGATGGATAAGGCGGCTCTTCTGAGCGGCAAGACCATAGCCGACTGGCATTACTCGGACAAGGGAAAGAATGCGCTCTCTGGTCTGCATGTAGGTCAGATGGTGATGGATGGAAAGGGTAGGATTTGGGTTTCTACCTATACCCGTCTCGACTGCATCAATCCGAACGATATGAAGGTGGTGCAGGTAGCTAACTCAGATGTTGTCAACTATCTGATGGCAGACAGCAAGGGCAATATCTGGATGGGTGATAACAATTCGGTAACCTGTTATTATGTAGCCGGTACTGTGCTGGGTAACAGCTTTTCTTCCAAGACATGGCAGATTGGTGGCAAGGTAAGTACCATGTGCGATGTGGAAGGCAAGATATGGGTGGTATCGGGCAATGAATGCTGCGTAATCAATCCTGAGGGCGAGAGCCAGCGCTTCATGATTCCTTCTGTTGTGCCGCTCAACATCTGTTACAGCAGACAGACTCATGAGGTAATGATGGGCGGTAATGACGGCTATGTAGCAATCAGTTCCGATGTAGCACAGAAGCCTAAGCTGTTTACCCGCCTGATGCTGGCAGGAATCATCGTAAACGGACAGGCTTGTGAGGAGCGTGGAGAAATCCTGAAACTGAAGAGTGATGAGAATAACTTCACCCTGCAGCTCACCGACCTTCCTTTTGCTGATCATCCTTCAGCCGTTTATGCTTACAAACTCGAAGGCAGCGACCACGACTGGCATTATCTGAACTCAGGCAATATCGATATCACCTACAATGGTTTGTCGTATGGCGATTATCATCTTACGGTTCATGCCGTGGATGGTGAAGGCAAGATAGCTGCCGAGGTTTATTCGCTCGACATCTCCGTCCTGCCGCCTTGGTATCTCTCCTTCTGGTGCAAGCTCTTCTATATCACGGCACTCATCGTGTTTGTGGCATGGCTGGTAAGCTGGTATTTTCTGCGCAAGGAACTGGCTGATGCCCAGAAGCAGAAGGCTGAGGTGTTGGAGCAGGTACAGATGCGTATTGACTTCTTCAACCGTCTGACGGAAGATTTGAAGGCTGCCGTAGCTCATCGTTCATTTGATGAGGTGACAGCTCTGATGGTCCGCTACCTGAATGTGAAGATGCCAGAGGAGCCATCAGCTGTTGCTACTGGCTTATCCGCTTCGCCTGAATCTGAGCCTGAGTCATCATCCTCAGAACCAGTTCCTGCACGCTCTGAATCTTCTGAAGAGGAAAAGAAGGAAGTAGATGTCAGCGAGTTGGATGTGTCAGACAAGCGTCTGCTCGAAGAGATCAATGAAGCGATAGAGAAGCACATGATCGATTCTGACTTCAATGTTTCGATGTTGCAGGATGTGATAGGCATAGGTGGCAAACAGCTGTATCGCAAGATGAAGGCGATAACGGGCCGTACGCCTGTAGAGTATATCCGTGAGATGCGTATGAACCGTGCTGCCGAGCTCCTGAGCCAGGGCAAGTTCAGTGTTTCCGAGGTGATGTATACCGTTGGTTTTTCCAACAGCAGTTATTTCTCCAAATGCTTCTCCAAGGAGTATGGCATGACTCCTACGGAATACATGAAGGTGAAGAGGTAA
- a CDS encoding SusC/RagA family TonB-linked outer membrane protein, whose amino-acid sequence MRRLTLLLVSLVLLSIQSVLAQSFSVKGTVVSAEDNEPMIGVTIMQEGTSNGVVTDIDGNYTIEIKGASKATLAYSYVGCVTQKHVVKAQTNTLNITLASDSKMMDEVVVVAYGVRKKGTIAGSVSAVKSEKIENVPAASFDQALQGQSTGLQVISSSGEPSKAATFQIRGTNSINSGKSPLFILDGVPISSSDFNTLSPNDIESISVLKDASSTSIYGARAANGVVVITSKRGLSMDKAKITLRAQYGFSELAQTNWKMMNTDERIQFEKEVGLDTGKDYNLLSRVNVNWLDEVFNDRAPLQSYELSINRATDRLNYYVSGGFYDQDGIAQNSTFRRYNIRTNADVKAGKWLKVGTNTMAAYEEAQQADDGSYTTVTPISACRFMQPYWNPYAKDGSLASLSAGNWAGTSENPIVYMGLNPIKNKKYKVLSTMYAEIYPIENLTIRTQFGADFTHSTAFLQSFPSLSSNNGQGTAARQSSDAINLTETTTANYRFTLNDIHSFNVMLGQEAVNFHSEGFQVYSKGQTSDLLTNVSSGTRASRWADSSSDYSYLSFFMRGEYNYKELYYADFSLRTDASSRFGKDHRWGTFWSLGFMYNVKSTDWLKDMKWLSTAQIAVSTGTSGNSEIPNYYHLALVSGGANYDNTAGFSPSQSGNEELGWESTWANNFALRLGFLDRINFSFEAYYKRTSNMLMRVPESYTVTGEGYRWKNVGVMANKGIELSADGDVIRTRDFTWNVSANVSYNQNRLKELYNGVTEYVNSTTGLKYVVGHSVSEFFLNRYAGVNPANGEQLWYDKDGNVTNEFRESDKVMTGKTYDAPWMGGFGTSFRWKGLQLSAQFSWIGTRYVINNDRYFEESGVTFGTAYNQSNRLLYDRWKQPGDITDIPRWGEVTQLDDRFLENASFLRLKNLSLSYSLPQSLLRKTNFFSMVRIYGQAQNLFTVTGFNGLDPEVSSNIYQAQYPASRQFTLGVELQF is encoded by the coding sequence ATGAGAAGATTAACTCTTTTACTTGTCTCACTTGTATTGTTGTCTATCCAATCGGTCTTGGCGCAGAGTTTCAGCGTCAAGGGTACAGTCGTGTCTGCTGAAGACAACGAACCGATGATTGGTGTGACCATTATGCAAGAGGGAACATCAAATGGCGTAGTGACCGATATTGACGGTAACTATACCATCGAAATTAAGGGTGCTTCGAAGGCTACGCTTGCCTACTCTTATGTGGGTTGCGTTACGCAGAAGCACGTTGTGAAAGCGCAGACTAATACGCTCAACATCACCCTTGCTTCGGATTCCAAGATGATGGATGAAGTGGTTGTGGTGGCGTATGGCGTGAGAAAGAAGGGAACCATTGCGGGTTCCGTGTCTGCCGTAAAGTCTGAAAAGATAGAAAATGTGCCGGCGGCAAGCTTCGACCAAGCTTTGCAGGGACAGAGTACTGGTTTGCAGGTCATCTCTTCTTCGGGTGAACCTAGCAAGGCGGCTACCTTCCAGATCCGTGGTACCAACTCTATCAACTCCGGCAAGTCGCCACTCTTTATCCTCGACGGCGTGCCAATCTCAAGTTCTGATTTCAATACCTTGAGTCCTAACGATATCGAAAGTATCTCTGTATTGAAGGATGCCTCTTCTACCTCAATCTATGGTGCACGTGCTGCCAATGGTGTGGTTGTCATCACTTCCAAGCGAGGCTTGTCAATGGACAAGGCGAAGATTACGCTCCGTGCACAGTATGGTTTCTCTGAGTTGGCACAGACCAACTGGAAAATGATGAATACCGACGAGCGTATCCAGTTTGAGAAAGAAGTAGGTCTGGATACAGGTAAGGATTACAATCTCCTTTCAAGAGTAAACGTAAACTGGCTGGACGAGGTGTTCAACGACCGCGCTCCGCTGCAGAGCTACGAACTCTCTATCAACCGTGCTACCGACCGCTTGAACTACTATGTTTCTGGTGGTTTCTACGATCAGGATGGTATCGCACAGAATTCAACCTTCCGCCGTTACAACATCCGCACCAATGCTGATGTAAAGGCTGGCAAGTGGTTGAAGGTAGGTACCAACACCATGGCTGCCTATGAAGAGGCTCAGCAGGCTGACGACGGTAGCTATACTACCGTTACTCCTATCTCAGCATGCCGATTCATGCAGCCTTACTGGAATCCTTATGCCAAGGATGGCAGTCTGGCTTCACTTTCAGCAGGCAACTGGGCTGGAACCAGCGAGAACCCTATCGTTTACATGGGCTTGAATCCTATCAAGAACAAGAAATATAAGGTGCTCTCTACCATGTATGCTGAAATCTATCCGATAGAGAATCTGACTATCCGTACTCAGTTCGGTGCCGATTTCACCCATTCTACAGCGTTCCTCCAGTCGTTCCCAAGTCTCTCTTCAAATAACGGACAGGGTACTGCGGCACGCCAGAGCAGCGATGCCATCAACCTGACAGAGACTACTACGGCTAACTACCGTTTCACCCTGAACGATATCCATTCGTTCAACGTGATGCTGGGTCAGGAGGCTGTCAATTTCCACTCAGAGGGTTTCCAGGTATATTCCAAGGGTCAGACCAGCGATCTCCTGACCAACGTATCATCTGGTACACGTGCCAGCCGCTGGGCAGATTCATCTTCTGACTACTCTTACCTGTCATTCTTCATGCGTGGCGAGTATAACTATAAGGAGCTCTACTATGCCGACTTCTCTCTGCGTACCGATGCTTCTTCACGTTTCGGTAAGGATCATCGCTGGGGTACATTCTGGTCGCTCGGTTTCATGTATAACGTGAAGTCAACCGACTGGCTGAAGGATATGAAGTGGCTCAGCACAGCCCAGATTGCCGTAAGTACCGGTACATCGGGTAATTCTGAGATTCCTAACTATTATCATCTGGCTCTGGTATCGGGTGGTGCCAACTACGATAATACTGCCGGTTTCTCTCCATCACAGAGTGGTAACGAGGAATTGGGTTGGGAGTCAACATGGGCAAACAACTTCGCCCTCCGTTTGGGCTTCCTCGACAGAATCAACTTCAGCTTCGAGGCTTACTACAAGCGTACCTCTAATATGCTGATGCGCGTTCCTGAGTCTTATACCGTAACCGGCGAGGGCTATCGCTGGAAGAACGTAGGTGTGATGGCTAACAAGGGTATCGAGCTGAGTGCTGACGGTGATGTTATCCGCACACGCGACTTTACCTGGAATGTAAGTGCCAACGTATCTTACAACCAGAACCGATTGAAGGAACTCTATAACGGTGTAACCGAGTATGTAAACTCAACCACCGGTTTGAAGTATGTGGTAGGTCACTCAGTAAGCGAGTTCTTCCTGAACCGTTATGCCGGTGTGAATCCAGCGAATGGTGAGCAGCTCTGGTATGATAAGGATGGCAACGTGACCAACGAGTTCCGTGAGAGCGACAAGGTGATGACAGGCAAGACCTATGATGCACCTTGGATGGGCGGTTTCGGTACAAGCTTCCGTTGGAAGGGCTTGCAGCTTTCTGCCCAGTTCAGCTGGATCGGTACACGCTACGTGATTAACAACGACCGTTACTTCGAGGAGAGCGGTGTAACCTTCGGTACTGCTTACAACCAGTCAAACCGTCTGTTGTACGACCGCTGGAAGCAGCCAGGCGATATTACCGACATCCCACGTTGGGGCGAGGTAACCCAGCTCGACGACCGCTTCTTGGAGAATGCATCGTTCCTCCGTCTGAAGAATCTCAGTCTGTCCTATTCATTGCCACAGAGTCTGTTGCGCAAGACCAACTTCTTCTCTATGGTCAGAATCTACGGTCAGGCACAGAACCTCTTCACCGTAACCGGTTTCAACGGTCTGGATCCTGAGGTTTCATCCAATATTTACCAGGCACAGTATCCGGCATCACGCCAGTTTACTCTGGGTGTTGAATTGCAATTCTAA
- a CDS encoding RagB/SusD family nutrient uptake outer membrane protein, with amino-acid sequence MNIKNIKTYILSGILALSMSSCLDKYPEDSIRMDQAINTVGDIDKLVYGIYDSFKSSALYSGNLTILPDLQADFVYCVKGYSNAYGDIYRWKDIKATNTDIEAVYADLYGVINNANFLLDNVDKVKANTNSDKELDKLEQCEGEAYFARALAYSELIKCFCKAYDSDEQAEKELGVVLTEHYYGNEPQKRASLKESYEFVLRDLDKATGYLKVDEDFTGSLYNEIYFNEYTCHALRARVSLYMHKYDDAIKYASKVIGSKYYTLEKASSNTYSNQVNDYKYIWTYGDSREAIWKVGFTVNSYGGALGTIFDNYNFVTYRPDYVPETWVINSFDSNDLRAAAIFTTRVTGYEHGLQWPLLSKYFGDAEFLNNNILHVHQPMVFRLSEQYLIRAEAYAMKGDYSKAGKDISTLRTARYSSYGGNTSMSESNAMKIIEAERVKELYMEGFRLNDLKRWHKGFERKAADQPAANFVQSSLKVEKDDPLFVWPIPQHELEAPGSEIQPNESNK; translated from the coding sequence ATGAATATCAAAAATATAAAGACATACATCCTGTCGGGAATCCTAGCCCTCTCGATGTCTTCCTGTCTTGATAAGTATCCAGAGGATTCTATCCGCATGGACCAGGCTATCAACACGGTGGGCGACATAGACAAGCTGGTGTACGGTATCTACGACAGTTTCAAGAGCAGCGCCCTCTATTCGGGCAATCTGACAATCCTGCCAGATCTGCAGGCAGACTTCGTGTACTGCGTGAAGGGCTACTCTAATGCCTATGGCGATATCTACCGTTGGAAAGATATCAAGGCTACCAACACCGACATCGAGGCGGTATATGCCGACCTTTATGGTGTTATCAACAATGCCAACTTCCTGCTCGACAATGTAGATAAGGTAAAGGCAAACACCAACAGTGATAAGGAGCTCGACAAGTTGGAGCAGTGTGAGGGCGAGGCTTATTTCGCTCGTGCCCTGGCTTACTCAGAGTTGATCAAGTGTTTCTGCAAGGCTTACGATAGCGATGAGCAGGCAGAGAAGGAACTCGGCGTGGTACTCACAGAGCACTATTACGGCAATGAGCCACAGAAGAGAGCCAGTCTGAAGGAATCATACGAATTCGTATTGAGAGACCTTGACAAGGCTACTGGGTATCTGAAGGTAGACGAAGACTTCACAGGAAGTCTCTACAACGAGATTTACTTCAACGAGTATACCTGTCATGCCTTGCGTGCGCGCGTATCCTTATATATGCATAAGTATGATGATGCCATCAAGTATGCATCTAAGGTAATCGGCAGTAAGTATTATACATTGGAGAAGGCTTCTTCCAACACCTATTCAAACCAGGTGAACGATTATAAGTATATCTGGACCTATGGTGATTCGCGTGAGGCTATCTGGAAGGTAGGCTTCACCGTGAACAGCTATGGCGGTGCACTGGGTACCATCTTCGATAACTACAACTTCGTAACTTATCGCCCTGACTATGTGCCTGAGACATGGGTCATCAACTCATTCGACAGCAATGACCTCCGTGCTGCAGCCATCTTCACAACCCGTGTAACAGGTTATGAGCACGGTTTGCAGTGGCCTTTGCTGAGCAAGTATTTCGGCGATGCAGAATTCCTGAACAACAATATCCTGCATGTTCATCAGCCAATGGTATTCCGTCTGTCAGAGCAGTATCTGATACGTGCTGAGGCTTACGCCATGAAGGGGGACTATAGTAAGGCAGGTAAGGACATCTCTACCTTGCGTACAGCCCGCTACTCATCTTATGGTGGTAACACCTCGATGAGCGAGAGCAACGCCATGAAGATAATCGAGGCAGAGCGCGTGAAGGAACTCTATATGGAAGGCTTCCGTCTGAACGACCTCAAGCGCTGGCACAAGGGATTTGAGCGTAAGGCTGCCGACCAGCCTGCTGCCAACTTCGTGCAGAGCAGTCTGAAGGTTGAAAAGGATGACCCTCTCTTTGTCTGGCCAATTCCTCAGCATGAGCTTGAGGCACCAGGTTCTGAGATTCAGCCTAATGAAAGTAACAAATAA
- a CDS encoding DUF4984 domain-containing protein gives MKKIMMGCLAAVAALIALVSCSQDYTTYAGPSHIMFSDTLYQYAVQESNEVFNVPVSATEKADYDRTFGVEVVDKQSNAIEGKHYRILNNTVTIKAGEMVGNVKVQGIYDNIGKTDSLGFTLKLVIPEKYNWTDLYKDYAHVVMQKSCPFDIHNFSGWCMVTSTFYSKYLNNVNNRLIKTEVVEGEENTVLLKDVYYKGYNLKLKFNTKNMLEPKVEMDDQIAGETGEAFGTIYGDGKLRISQPSLYTSYYNTCQNYVLQYVVMSVNNKDGSLFGNVGTFITVFEWIDDAEAEKLKEQGY, from the coding sequence ATGAAGAAAATAATGATGGGATGTTTGGCAGCCGTAGCTGCACTCATCGCTCTTGTGAGTTGTTCACAGGATTATACCACTTATGCTGGTCCAAGTCATATCATGTTCTCTGATACGCTCTATCAGTATGCTGTACAGGAAAGCAATGAGGTTTTCAATGTGCCTGTATCTGCAACCGAAAAAGCTGACTACGACCGCACCTTCGGCGTGGAGGTAGTAGACAAGCAGAGCAATGCCATCGAGGGTAAGCATTACCGCATCCTCAACAACACCGTTACAATCAAGGCGGGCGAGATGGTAGGAAATGTGAAGGTTCAGGGTATCTATGATAACATCGGCAAGACCGATTCGCTCGGCTTCACCCTGAAACTGGTGATTCCGGAGAAGTATAACTGGACAGATCTCTATAAGGACTATGCCCACGTGGTAATGCAGAAGTCTTGTCCTTTCGATATCCACAACTTCTCTGGCTGGTGCATGGTAACATCTACCTTCTACAGCAAGTATCTGAACAACGTAAACAACCGTCTGATCAAGACCGAGGTGGTGGAAGGTGAGGAGAATACCGTTCTGCTGAAGGATGTTTACTATAAGGGCTACAACCTGAAGTTGAAGTTCAATACCAAGAACATGCTTGAGCCAAAGGTAGAGATGGACGACCAGATAGCCGGTGAGACCGGCGAGGCGTTCGGTACCATCTATGGAGACGGCAAGTTGCGCATCAGCCAGCCTTCTCTCTATACCTCTTATTATAACACCTGCCAGAACTATGTATTGCAGTATGTTGTTATGAGTGTAAACAACAAGGATGGTTCATTATTCGGTAATGTAGGTACCTTTATCACCGTATTTGAATGGATCGACGATGCAGAGGCAGAGAAATTGAAAGAACAAGGATATTAA